Within the Setaria viridis chromosome 3, Setaria_viridis_v4.0, whole genome shotgun sequence genome, the region ttttaaatgtcatttcaagaaaaaaatatttgttaGGTCAGTTCAAAAAGGCTTGACATCAAGATAATTCAAAAAAATTGTTGATGAGCAATAATTTCTCAAAATAAAGCAAACCGAAAATTGTTGAGATTGTAATAGTACCATGTGCTTTGTTAGTGAATCCAGTAGAATGTTCACTCCTCAACACTGCCGTATCATCTGATCCTTTACATGACTCAACTGACCTTTCCTCAAGAGCAGTGATAATCTGCCTGTGAATGCTAGTTGTTCGGAAAAGTTGGTGAAGCATTTTTGTGTAATGGATAATTGAGTAAACTGCAAGCGACAGTACTGGTGAGGCCAAAAGAAAGTTTGGCAGCTGCTTCACTTGGAAGTATCTCAAGAAACCAACACCCCTAAAATGAAACCGAAAGTAACTTATAAGGAGCAGTTAAGCATGCTAAGAGAGAGGAACAGAATATGTTGACTTAAGAAAACTCACACAATATCTACATCCTTGAAAAATGGTGAATAGAGTATTTCAATAAAATTCTAAGTAACACAAATGCGGAAAGATTTTCCCTAGTCGTCTAGTACCCATGTTCATTTCAGAATGTGTTCTACCACATGATTCAGCAGAAGCAAGGGGCTATGACAAAAGTACACTGGTGTACATCACATCTACAATAACAATTGGTGCAACAGAACATAGGGTGAACAGTGAAGGAACAAGCAAGTCAAATCCATGAAAGATGGACATGTATTGTGTTTGTACAAAAGAAATCTTCAATCAAAATATGCATGGAGCCCTGTATAGGCATATAATCATACAGTGATGCAAGACTACCCTAGACAAATTACAGAGGTAAGCAAGAATGACGAAGAGGATGCTAGCTTTGACAATCATTATGCTAATACCAATTCACTACTTTAAGATAGAAACAATTACCAGTAATGGCTTTGAATGAAGCCATACAAAAGTGGAACTTTCGCTTTGCACCATGGCCTCAATTCCTCATAGCTCCCGTGTACACATATGTTCAGATATCCATATGCTTGAAAAGCAAAGAATGGTAGCAATATGAAAATGGAGCGCAAAGCTGCAGCCACAAGGGCCCATACAGCCAACTGgccaaaatgaaaaaaatgaaaattgatTAGATGAGCATGTCTTTGCTGATTGCATCTTATGGAAGCAAAAGATAAGTAAATGCAATATCATATGTCATTTAATCTTTCCATGCTAAGTATTTCTATTACAATAACAACAGAAGTGGAACGTACCAAGGGCCTTTTCTTTTGAACAGCAGCATCATATGCTTGTAGCAAGGCCTGAAAACAGAAATAACCAGCATTAAGTGCTCCATTTGACCTAGCTGAACCAGAGAGAGCGAGCATTATCACTGCAACAGTATTAGCACCCGAAAATAAGTAGAACAGTCCTCCAAGAGAAAACAGCGCATAAAGACTTTCTGAATACCTGCCAAAACAACAATTTATGTTGCTGTTACGATATGCCCAGCAATGAATTTCTTTGCTAGTAGTGTTGCAAGGGGAAAGAATATTACAATGACGAGTAAAACACAGAAGCAGGGTTGAAACAAAACAGAACGGATGCTCGGTAAGCTGCTTTCCGGTCCTTCAAGATCAACATAGACAATCTGCACCAACAAGAATAGGTAGTCGCCTTAGTAATGCAGCAATATGCTCAAAAAGTGTTGATTTAACTTCCAGACCTTTTATGACCATATCATCAGACAGGATCGAATAGAGCAAAACTGTGAACTCTAGCAACTAGAGATAGATTGTCCTATACTTGAAATGACTGcactatataaaaaaaatttgtgcACGGAGTTTGCATTACAATTACCAAAATTACATTGTAAAACAAGTAAGCATCAAAGATTAGCAGACTATCTCATGAAGCAATCAAAGAACCTGTTCGCTCAGAAACTCTTAATCGGCATGATTGCAACAATGTACAGGAAACACAGCTATTGCGTTCCTATGTGCAATGCTATCAATCATAGTCATATCAAGAACCTAGCAGAACCTTATATATCACTTGAGATGTCCCAATTTAGGCGTGCAGGTGACGAGACAGTACATGAAGCGCGTAGAAACACCCAAAATCTATGAGCACATGAACAGAGAAGCAGTAAAGTTCACCAAACGTCAATCACCTGTAGAAgtaggccgcggcggcgacgaacgCGACGTTGTTGAGGACATAGCCGGATAGCACGAGCACGGCCCTGTACCCCAGCACGGGCACCAGCGGCGCGAACACTGCACGGGAGAAGGACCAATCACCAAACCCAGATCAGATCAAGCGCGCACATGGACATCCGAACGAAGACGAGGCAAGGAAGTGCGGCGAGGAGAGGCTTACGGGATCGGGCGAGGAGCGCGATggaggcggggaggagcgggAGGAAGGCGAAGGATTGCTCGTACTCGTACCCGCACTCGGCGGGGAGGGCGAAGTGGACGCCGTCCCAGACGGCCAGCGACGAGATGGCGGCGGAGAGATTCgtcgacggggaggaggagggggcggagggggaagaggagaggcAGGGCGGGTGGAGCGTGGCGGAGGTGTCGTAGGGGCGGAAGAGGAGGCgggcgaggagggagagggagaggaccAGCACGCGGGAGGCCGCGGCGAGCCGCACGACGCCGTCGACCGGCGTCGCCATGGGATGGGCGGCGGAGCGATCTGTGGGCTGCGTCGAAAAGGCGGTCTGCGTTCAGGAGTGGGGCAGCAGAGTGGTGGAACGGGTTTTGACATTTCCTTCCTGGCCCGGCCCAGCCCACGCTACGCGCACCACACACAGCCAGGCCGGAAATGTCAAAACCCAGTGCAGTGTGGTAGTGTGGGCTCGTGCTTCATCCCACCAAATCCCCCGTGTCTTGGGTCTGATTCCCCATCGAACTCAGGCATTGAAACTGGCATTCTAAATATTGGTGGCCAATCCGCGAATTCCAAATCAACTGTGAGAGGTGAAAACGGCTTCGGCTGAAAGCAAAGTCTGTGCATGTTCTCACGCTGCCACTAAATGTACGTTCCGTCAACGCGTCGTACACAGAATCACCGGAAAAGTACTCTTCACTGTCATCTTGTCCCTCTACATCTTGAGCTTGGTGTTCCTCATTCTGTGCCTGCATAGAATCTATGCCTTCAACAAACTCACCTACTGCTGTAACTGTGCCGTTCTTTGCCGTACGGTATCCTGCATTTTCTCTCTTTGCAGTTGTTCCAGCACTTTCCTCTTCTTTATTACTTAGTTCAACATAGTCTGGTATTTGAGCTTTTCGTTCTGAGGATTATCTTGCTACGGTGCTTTCGCCTTCGCTACGGCTGTCTCGGCCTGTGCTCTTGTCTGGACGTTGGATGTGGATTGTGCCTCTCTAAACATCTTTAGCAGTCTAGCTTCGATTCGCATAAGAGCCGCCAAGTCTTTAGCTTCGATTCGCATAAGAGCCGCCAAGTCTTTATCTTCCATTCTAGCATCAGTCAGGTCGACTTGAAACTGCCCGTCAGCGATGTCTTCGGCCTCAACTTCATCTTCACTTTGTCTTCGTCCCTGCCTGGAAGTTGGCACGATGTCTAGGGGGTTTGCTGCTGCCGATGGTCATCAGCAACATTCTGTGGGTTGGTAGATTTTGCTTTCTTGTTCGGTGCCATTGCGGTTATAGGAACGAAGCACGGTGGGCACCAAAACTATTGGGTAGGAAACCGTCCCCGAAGAGGGGCCAACAAGTTTACAAAATGTAGAGAATAAGAAAGACAAGTAATTAAGAATGATTTCGGGGGAGCTTAAGAAATCTCCCCCTCCGTCTGAATTT harbors:
- the LOC117849873 gene encoding uncharacterized protein, with the protein product MATPVDGVVRLAAASRVLVLSLSLLARLLFRPYDTSATLHPPCLSSSPSAPSSSPSTNLSAAISSLAVWDGVHFALPAECGYEYEQSFAFLPLLPASIALLARSLFAPLVPVLGYRAVLVLSGYVLNNVAFVAAAAYFYRLSMLILKDRKAAYRASVLFCFNPASVFYSSLYSESLYALFSLGGLFYLFSGANTVAVIMLALSGSARSNGALNAGYFCFQALLQAYDAAVQKKRPLLAVWALVAAALRSIFILLPFFAFQAYGYLNICVHGSYEELRPWCKAKVPLLYGFIQSHYWGVGFLRYFQVKQLPNFLLASPVLSLAVYSIIHYTKMLHQLFRTTSIHRQIITALEERSVESCKGSDDTAVLRSEHSTGFTNKAHGNSKVKQRKSVATGTASAMFHDTMLANKEIQDEGSILLLPFVLHLAFMTSTAFFVMHVQVSTRFLSASPPIYWAAAHILASPNCSSKRWGYLICVYFIAYILLGSLLFSNFYPFT